The Egibacteraceae bacterium genome contains the following window.
CGGCGACGACATCGAGCTCCACGGGCTGCGGGTGAGCCCCGACCTGGACACGGTCACCTACACCCTGGGCGGCGGCGTGGACCCGGAGCAGGGATGGGGACGCGCCGACGAGACCCTGGGGGTCGCCCGCGAGCTGCGGGACCGCTACGGGCGCCCCGACTGGTTCACGCTCGGCGACCGGGACCTCGCGACCCACCTGGTGCGCACGGAGATCCTGGGCGGCGGGGGCACCCTCAGCGAGGCGACGGCGGTGATCGCCGCGGCGTGGGCGGTGGGCCCCCGGCTCCTGCCCATGACCGACGACCCCGTCCAGACCCGCATCCTGACCCGTGACGGCCGTGACCTGCACTTCCAGCGGTGGTGGATCGCCGAGGGCGCGGACCCGGCGGTGTCCGAGGTGGCCCTCCACGGCGCCGAGGACGCCCGGCCGGCCCCGGGCGTGCTGGAGGCGATCGGCCGGTCCGAGGTGGTGCTGCTCTGCCCCTCCAACCCGGTCGTGTCGAT
Protein-coding sequences here:
- the cofD gene encoding 2-phospho-L-lactate transferase, yielding MAVVALAGGIGAARFLTGLVQVVDPADLTVVVNTGDDIELHGLRVSPDLDTVTYTLGGGVDPEQGWGRADETLGVARELRDRYGRPDWFTLGDRDLATHLVRTEILGGGGTLSEATAVIAAAWAVGPRLLPMTDDPVQTRILTRDGRDLHFQRWWIAEGADPAVSEVALHGAEDARPAPGVLEAIGRSEVVLLCPSNPVVSIGTILAVPGIRDALRAATVVGVSPIVGGRVVRGMADRLLPAVGAETSAAGVASLYADLLDGWVIDQADAAAAADLRAAGLAVAVTDTIMRSPAVAAALARVALDLAVGGGRS